The Halodesulfovibrio sp. MK-HDV genome includes a window with the following:
- a CDS encoding phage virion morphogenesis protein has protein sequence LTSTSELKNSIGYMASSEGVSVGSNKVYAAIHQLGGEIKGKKGKLKFRLPNGQFVQVDKVTVPQREFLGISDEDKEEAAELIKSYMQTAVGQSK, from the coding sequence CCCTGACAAGCACAAGTGAACTGAAGAACTCTATAGGCTACATGGCTAGTTCAGAGGGCGTTAGCGTCGGTTCAAATAAAGTCTATGCTGCAATTCACCAGCTCGGTGGAGAAATCAAAGGCAAAAAGGGAAAGCTTAAGTTTCGGCTACCCAATGGACAGTTTGTACAAGTGGACAAAGTGACAGTGCCACAGCGGGAATTTTTGGGAATTAGCGACGAGGATAAAGAAGAGGCCGCAGAGCTTATTAAAAGTTACATGCAGACCGCAGTAGGACAGTCAAAATGA